Proteins encoded by one window of Glycine soja cultivar W05 chromosome 15, ASM419377v2, whole genome shotgun sequence:
- the LOC114385942 gene encoding uncharacterized protein LOC114385942, whose protein sequence is MDLVKYIFEKPALTGRIARWQVLLSEFDIVYVTQKAIKRSALADYLAQQPINDYQPMHPEFPDEDIMTLFEEKVEDEDRDKWIVWFDGASNALGHGVGAVLVSPGEQYLPFTARLGFDCTYNIVEYKACALGIQVAIDFKVKLLKVYGDSALVIHQLRGE, encoded by the coding sequence ATGGATCtagtcaagtacatctttgaaaaacccgCTCTCACTGGACGGATCGCTCGGTGGCAAGTTCTACTGTCGGAGTTTGATATTGTTTATGTCactcaaaaggcgataaagaGGAGTGCCTTGGCGGATTACTTGGCTCAACAGCCCATCAATGACTACCAACCTATGCATCCAGAATTCcctgatgaggacatcatgaccttgtttgaGGAGAAAGTAGAGGATGAAGATAGGGACAAATGGATTGTGTGGTTTGATGGCGCGTCTAACGCACtaggccatggagtaggggcggTTTTGGTTTCCCCCGGCGAACAATATTTACCTTTCACGGCTAGGTTGGGTTTTGACTGCACATACAACATAGTTGAGTATAAGGCGTGCGCCCTTGGGATCCAAGTGGCAATTGACTTCAAGGTCAAGTTGCTCAAAGTATATGGGGACTCAGCCTTGGTAATCCACCAGTTGAGAGGGGAATAG